One Nerophis lumbriciformis linkage group LG19, RoL_Nlum_v2.1, whole genome shotgun sequence DNA segment encodes these proteins:
- the LOC133618617 gene encoding uncharacterized protein isoform X2, which yields MKSLVAFHSQLAAIMEALTRAAVAEISELVEESYTVLQMEISRSSQENEALRRKLDLIETIVAPEHGGGGVAVLGPGSPQDPVGEAGYLTNVCVTSSRVAKSPSLERRSRRGLSSAPTAETREKDVVVIKQEVASDTTCQLLVDEDGATMQPSPADLQGGPSGMFAPPSADLKPWEQNSDTNPVEPHNFVSVPGSPAIAGSVRDISNVFDLASGSDEKASVAARRFPAGGPAAGELNQAVSLHGDTTELDLCGPWGNQGLSSMLAVCHRRHSEPDRRSMALEKMSDMTTTFPLALGLAAHRLEAVDQNHLCRDRRFVCNYCGKRFTSSRSLETHERVHTGERPYSCGQCGKRFTQSGHLKTHQSVHTGERPFACQYCDKRFAGKQNLRIHLHKHHPAEPEQPNSLQQEG from the exons ATGAAGAGCTTGGTGGCGTTCCACTCCCAGCTAGCCGCCATTATGGAGGCTCTGACCCGGGCAGCCGTAGCGGAGATCAGCGAGCTGGTGGAAGAAAGCTACACCGTCCtccagatggaaattagccgcaGCAGCCAGGAGAATGAAGCCCTGAGGAGGAAGCTGGACCTCATTGAGACCATCGTCGCCCCGGAACATGGCGGCGGAGGGGTCGCCGTGCTGGGCCCTGGCAGCCCGCAGGACCCCGTAGGGGAGGCGGGCTACTTGACCAATG tgtgtgtgacatcatcacgAGTTGCAAAGTCGCCAAGTCTTGAGAGACGTAGTAGGCGGGGCTTGTCATCAGCACCAACAGCAGAG ACCAGAGAGAAGGATGTTGTTGTGATCAAACAGGAAGTCGCCAGCGACACAACTTGCCAGCTGCTCGTGGATGAGGACG GAGCTACGATGCAGCCATCGCCAGCTGACCTTCAGGGCGGGCCCTCTGGCATGTTCGCCCCTCCCTCAGCTGATCTGAAACCTTGGGAACAAAACAGCGACACAAACCCGGTCGAGCCTCACAATTTTGTGAGTGTTCCTGGGTCTCCGGCTATTGCAGGTTCCGTCAGGGACATCTCAAACGTGTTTGATTTGGCCTCAGGGTCAGACGAAAAAGCGTCAGTAGCAGCGAGGAGGTTCCCGGCAGGAGGTCCGGCAGCCGGCGAACTGAACCAAGCCGTCTCTCTGCACGGTGACACCACCGAGCTGGACCTTTGTGGTCCATGGGGCAATCAGGGCCTGTCAAGCATGCTGGCGGTCTGTCACAGGCGGCATTCGGAGCCGGACCGCCGTTCAATGGCGCTGGAAAAAATGTCCGACATGACCACGACATTTCCTCTGGCGCTGGGCCTGGCTGCGCACAGACTTGAGGCTGTGGACCAGAACCACCTCTGCAGGGACAGACGCTTCGTCTGCAACTACTGCGGCAAACGCTTCACATCCTCACGGAGCCTCGAGACGCACGAACGCGTCCACACGGGCGAGCGTCCATACAGCTGCGGTCAGTGCGGGAAGCGCTTCACGCAGTCTGGTCACCTAAAGACCCACCAAAGCGTCCACACGGGCGAGCGACCATTCGCCTGCCAGTACTGTGACAAGAGGTTTGCTGGCAAACAGAACCTGCGCATCCACCTGCACAAACACCACCCGGCAGAGCCAGAGCAGCCCAACTCCCTACAGCAGGAAGGATGA
- the LOC133618617 gene encoding uncharacterized protein isoform X1 — MKSLVAFHSQLAAIMEALTRAAVAEISELVEESYTVLQMEISRSSQENEALRRKLDLIETIVAPEHGGGGVAVLGPGSPQDPVGEAGYLTNVCVTSSRVAKSPSLERRSRRGLSSAPTAEDQTREKDVVVIKQEVASDTTCQLLVDEDGATMQPSPADLQGGPSGMFAPPSADLKPWEQNSDTNPVEPHNFVSVPGSPAIAGSVRDISNVFDLASGSDEKASVAARRFPAGGPAAGELNQAVSLHGDTTELDLCGPWGNQGLSSMLAVCHRRHSEPDRRSMALEKMSDMTTTFPLALGLAAHRLEAVDQNHLCRDRRFVCNYCGKRFTSSRSLETHERVHTGERPYSCGQCGKRFTQSGHLKTHQSVHTGERPFACQYCDKRFAGKQNLRIHLHKHHPAEPEQPNSLQQEG, encoded by the exons ATGAAGAGCTTGGTGGCGTTCCACTCCCAGCTAGCCGCCATTATGGAGGCTCTGACCCGGGCAGCCGTAGCGGAGATCAGCGAGCTGGTGGAAGAAAGCTACACCGTCCtccagatggaaattagccgcaGCAGCCAGGAGAATGAAGCCCTGAGGAGGAAGCTGGACCTCATTGAGACCATCGTCGCCCCGGAACATGGCGGCGGAGGGGTCGCCGTGCTGGGCCCTGGCAGCCCGCAGGACCCCGTAGGGGAGGCGGGCTACTTGACCAATG tgtgtgtgacatcatcacgAGTTGCAAAGTCGCCAAGTCTTGAGAGACGTAGTAGGCGGGGCTTGTCATCAGCACCAACAGCAGAG GACCAGACCAGAGAGAAGGATGTTGTTGTGATCAAACAGGAAGTCGCCAGCGACACAACTTGCCAGCTGCTCGTGGATGAGGACG GAGCTACGATGCAGCCATCGCCAGCTGACCTTCAGGGCGGGCCCTCTGGCATGTTCGCCCCTCCCTCAGCTGATCTGAAACCTTGGGAACAAAACAGCGACACAAACCCGGTCGAGCCTCACAATTTTGTGAGTGTTCCTGGGTCTCCGGCTATTGCAGGTTCCGTCAGGGACATCTCAAACGTGTTTGATTTGGCCTCAGGGTCAGACGAAAAAGCGTCAGTAGCAGCGAGGAGGTTCCCGGCAGGAGGTCCGGCAGCCGGCGAACTGAACCAAGCCGTCTCTCTGCACGGTGACACCACCGAGCTGGACCTTTGTGGTCCATGGGGCAATCAGGGCCTGTCAAGCATGCTGGCGGTCTGTCACAGGCGGCATTCGGAGCCGGACCGCCGTTCAATGGCGCTGGAAAAAATGTCCGACATGACCACGACATTTCCTCTGGCGCTGGGCCTGGCTGCGCACAGACTTGAGGCTGTGGACCAGAACCACCTCTGCAGGGACAGACGCTTCGTCTGCAACTACTGCGGCAAACGCTTCACATCCTCACGGAGCCTCGAGACGCACGAACGCGTCCACACGGGCGAGCGTCCATACAGCTGCGGTCAGTGCGGGAAGCGCTTCACGCAGTCTGGTCACCTAAAGACCCACCAAAGCGTCCACACGGGCGAGCGACCATTCGCCTGCCAGTACTGTGACAAGAGGTTTGCTGGCAAACAGAACCTGCGCATCCACCTGCACAAACACCACCCGGCAGAGCCAGAGCAGCCCAACTCCCTACAGCAGGAAGGATGA
- the tmem71 gene encoding transmembrane protein 71, which yields MSLFFSGAVTSSPIKKRLRSSAAYQSLDVSLLSPDSSYVCDLTAQGSSHRCCCRRSPRLLTNGYYAVTDDSFLRDDHGNVSLTPCTASVSYKENIHRVFRRRRRPRSSLVRLLSGVSETCQSWLDHKVFRGVFGTGQQLHQDRDQGREPLEDWARTEGFTTLEEPSLSGLVSPEPDDSCSFFTYDPTEALPPADKVAQPSKQILLEICSEICQSKEHFTQSIGGLSEVPPPSAFYTNDCLQVAPERTAMKTLVVFMLAVFVLCSCFPWSAGVMACTALVACAMLAACTFVSRSGQMGRWRQAKTEDITSRNE from the exons ATGTCTCTCTTCTTTTCTGGAGCGGTCACTA GTTCACCAATAAAGAAGCGTCTGCGGTCTAGCGCCGCCTACCAAAG CCTGGACGTGTCCCTCTTGTCTCCCGACTCCTCTTACGTGTGCGATTTGACTGCGCAGGGCAGCAGCCATCGCTGTTGCTGCCGCCGCTCGCCCCGCCTTCTCACCAACGGTTACTACGCCGTCACCGACGACAGCTTCCTCCGGGACGACCATGGCAATGTGTCTTTGACGCCATGCACCGCCAGCGTGTCCTATAAGGAGAACATCCACAG AGTGTTCCGGCGCAGACGGAGACCCCGCAGTTCGCTGGTTCGCCTGCTGAGCGGCGTCTCTGAAACCTGCCAGTCTTGGCTGGACCACAAAGTCTTCAGGGGCGTGTTTGGGACAGGCCAGCAACTACATCAGGACAGAGACCAAGGCCGTGAGCCTTTAGAAGACTGGGCCAGGACAGAAGGTTTTACCACATTGGAGGAGCCGAGCTTGTCAGGGCTGGTCAGTCCAGAACCAGACGACAGCTGCAGCTTCTTCACATATG ACCCAACTGAAGCACTGCCCCCCGCAGACAAAGTGGCACAGCCCTCCAAGCAGATCCTCCTGGAGATTTGCTCAGAAATCTGTCAATCAAAGGAGCACTTTACCCAGTCAATAGGCGGACTCTCTGAAGTCCCACCTCCTTCTGCCttctacaccaatgactgcctTCAGGTGGCACCTGAACGCACAG CGATGAAGACTCTTGTGGTCTTCATGTTGGCCGTGTTCGtgttgtgcag CTGCTTTCCGTGGAGCGCGGGCGTGATGGCGTGCACAGCGCTGGTGGCGTGCGCAATGCTGGCCGCGTGCACAT TCGTCAGCAGGTCAGGTCAGATGGGGCGGTGGAGGCAGGCCAAGACAGAG GATATTACGTCACGAAACGAGTGA